In the Aneurinibacillus soli genome, one interval contains:
- the hisC gene encoding histidinol-phosphate transaminase, with protein sequence MIPKSQIVTLPVYEPGKPIEDVKRELGLTEVIKLASNENPFGCSPKVKEAITAQLDSLSIYPDGACLELGAAVASHLNVSQEQLMFGNGSDEIVMLITRAYLQPGMNTVMATPTFSVYKTNATIEGADVIEVPCIDGDHDLDGMMASINWDTRVLWICNPNNPTGKTINKDKLTALLKQVPEHVLVVLDEAYVEYVKDADFPNALELIKEHKNLIVLRTFSKIYGIAALRVGYGLADESIIDKLNRVREPFNVNSLAQKAALAALADQEFVAKCKQANTEGLAQVYAALDEIGLAYYPSETNFVYILPERNPREIFEAMMSKGVIIRAFPQAIRVTIGSRDENEKMIAALKSVLTPV encoded by the coding sequence ATGATTCCAAAATCCCAGATTGTAACTCTTCCCGTGTATGAACCGGGTAAGCCGATCGAGGATGTGAAGCGTGAACTCGGTCTTACCGAGGTTATTAAGCTCGCATCGAACGAGAATCCGTTCGGCTGTTCGCCAAAAGTAAAAGAAGCGATTACCGCACAACTTGACAGTCTATCAATTTATCCAGATGGTGCCTGCCTGGAGCTGGGTGCGGCTGTTGCGAGCCATTTGAATGTGTCGCAAGAGCAGCTGATGTTCGGCAACGGTTCCGATGAGATTGTTATGCTTATTACTCGTGCGTATTTGCAACCGGGTATGAATACGGTTATGGCAACGCCAACGTTTAGTGTATATAAAACAAATGCGACCATTGAAGGCGCTGATGTCATTGAAGTGCCATGTATTGATGGCGATCATGACCTTGATGGCATGATGGCAAGCATTAACTGGGATACACGCGTACTGTGGATTTGCAATCCGAATAATCCGACAGGTAAAACGATTAACAAAGACAAGCTCACGGCTCTCCTGAAACAAGTGCCGGAACATGTGCTTGTTGTGCTTGATGAAGCATATGTGGAGTATGTGAAAGACGCTGATTTCCCGAATGCGCTTGAACTGATAAAAGAACATAAAAATCTGATCGTTCTTCGTACATTCTCCAAAATTTACGGTATCGCGGCCCTTCGTGTTGGATACGGACTGGCAGATGAGAGCATAATTGATAAGCTCAATCGTGTGCGTGAACCGTTTAATGTGAACAGTCTGGCGCAAAAAGCAGCGCTTGCGGCTCTGGCCGATCAGGAGTTCGTGGCCAAATGCAAGCAGGCGAATACAGAAGGACTGGCGCAAGTGTATGCGGCACTTGATGAGATTGGGCTTGCCTACTATCCATCAGAGACGAACTTCGTATATATTTTACCGGAGCGGAATCCACGTGAGATTTTTGAGGCGATGATGAGCAAGGGCGTGATTATTCGGGCGTTCCCGCAGGCAATTCGAGTAACGATTGGTAGCCGGGATGAGAACGAAAAAATGATCGCAGCGCTTAAATCTGTTCTCACACCGGTATAG
- the trpA gene encoding tryptophan synthase subunit alpha: MNTTAGHGAARIAAAFHAGKPAFIPFMTAGYPAPEYTVDLALALQEAGASILELGVPYSDPLADGPTIQNASAQALAHGVTMERALELARDMRKAGVYIPVILFTYINPVLRFGPERLYDAMEKAEIDGILIPDLPFEEAEEINALGGKYGRPLISLVAPTSAQRVQMIAEQAQGFIYCVSSLGVTGVRSELREDITDFLAAVRRYAHVPVAVGFGISAPDQVAALAPHCDGVIVGSALLDTIRKAEPLLSQAETKQEGLAVVKKFVKLLQSGV; encoded by the coding sequence ATGAATACGACAGCCGGGCACGGTGCGGCGCGAATCGCAGCCGCATTTCACGCTGGAAAACCGGCATTTATCCCATTTATGACGGCCGGTTATCCAGCACCAGAGTATACCGTTGACCTTGCTTTGGCTCTTCAGGAGGCGGGCGCTTCGATTCTTGAGCTTGGGGTACCATATTCCGACCCACTCGCGGACGGTCCAACGATTCAGAACGCGTCTGCACAGGCGCTCGCCCACGGTGTAACGATGGAACGTGCGCTTGAACTGGCGCGTGACATGCGTAAGGCCGGGGTGTACATTCCAGTCATTTTGTTTACGTACATCAATCCGGTGCTGCGATTTGGTCCGGAGCGGTTGTATGACGCGATGGAGAAGGCAGAGATTGACGGCATTCTCATCCCGGACCTGCCATTTGAAGAAGCGGAAGAGATCAACGCACTGGGGGGGAAATACGGCCGCCCGCTCATCTCGCTTGTCGCCCCTACGTCCGCGCAGCGGGTACAGATGATTGCCGAGCAGGCACAGGGATTTATCTACTGTGTATCGTCTCTTGGTGTGACAGGGGTACGTAGCGAGCTACGTGAGGACATTACAGATTTCCTGGCAGCTGTGCGGCGTTATGCACACGTGCCAGTAGCAGTTGGATTCGGCATTTCCGCACCCGATCAAGTGGCAGCACTTGCGCCGCACTGTGACGGGGTCATTGTCGGCAGCGCATTGCTGGACACGATTCGCAAGGCAGAGCCGCTGCTCAGTCAGGCAGAGACGAAGCAGGAGGGCCTGGCTGTTGTAAAAAAATTTGTAAAACTTCTGCAATCTGGGGTATGA
- the trpB gene encoding tryptophan synthase subunit beta, translating into MNTETVYKSKGRFGAHGGRYVPETLVNALDELEVAYQEAIGDPAFLEELQYLLREYSGRPTPLYYAERLTEKLGGARIYLKREDLNHTGAHKINNALAQGLLAKRMGKTEIIAETGAGQHGVASATVAARLGLSCKVYMGEEDMRRQQLNVFRMQLLGAEVVPVTSGTGTLKDATSEAIRSWVSTVDRTFYVIGSVVGPHPYPQMVRDFQRVIGDETREQIMRVEERLPDYIVACVGGGSNAMGMFYPFLNDADVKLIGVEAAGQGVDTEKHAATIAKGSRGVLHGMMTYLLQDENGQIIEPYSVSAGLDYPGVGPEHAHLHDSGRASYHAVTDIEALDALRLLCTTEGIIPALESAHAIAEVVKLAPTLSTDTVLVVCLSGRGDKDVTQIYEREEGGAQL; encoded by the coding sequence ATGAACACAGAGACAGTTTATAAAAGTAAAGGCCGATTCGGCGCACACGGTGGCCGCTATGTGCCAGAAACACTTGTGAATGCACTTGATGAGCTGGAAGTAGCATATCAGGAAGCGATAGGTGACCCGGCATTTCTCGAAGAATTGCAGTATTTGTTGCGTGAATATTCGGGACGTCCGACTCCGCTTTATTACGCGGAGCGGCTGACGGAGAAACTTGGGGGCGCGCGCATTTATTTGAAGCGGGAAGATTTGAACCATACGGGCGCACACAAAATTAACAATGCGCTTGCACAGGGCCTACTGGCAAAGCGGATGGGGAAAACCGAGATTATCGCGGAGACAGGAGCGGGTCAACATGGTGTTGCATCTGCGACCGTCGCAGCGCGTCTTGGGCTGTCATGCAAAGTATACATGGGCGAAGAAGACATGAGACGTCAACAGCTCAATGTATTCCGCATGCAGCTGCTTGGAGCCGAAGTTGTGCCGGTTACATCGGGAACGGGCACATTGAAGGATGCAACAAGTGAAGCGATTCGCTCCTGGGTAAGTACAGTGGACCGGACGTTTTATGTGATTGGCTCGGTTGTGGGACCGCATCCGTATCCGCAGATGGTGCGTGACTTTCAGCGGGTGATTGGAGACGAGACACGCGAGCAGATCATGCGTGTAGAAGAGCGACTACCGGATTACATTGTCGCTTGTGTGGGCGGCGGCAGTAATGCGATGGGAATGTTCTATCCATTCCTGAATGATGCCGATGTAAAGTTGATTGGTGTCGAAGCGGCCGGGCAGGGGGTAGACACAGAGAAGCATGCGGCGACCATCGCCAAAGGCAGCCGAGGCGTGTTGCACGGCATGATGACGTATTTGTTGCAGGATGAGAACGGGCAGATCATCGAGCCATATTCCGTATCGGCAGGGCTTGACTATCCGGGTGTCGGACCGGAACATGCACATTTGCACGACAGTGGTCGGGCATCGTATCATGCGGTAACCGATATAGAAGCGCTTGATGCACTCCGTCTGTTATGTACGACCGAAGGGATTATCCCGGCGCTTGAGAGTGCGCATGCGATTGCGGAAGTAGTGAAGCTTGCTCCTACACTAAGCACAGATACAGTACTCGTTGTCTGCCTGTCTGGGCGCGGAGATAAAGATGTCACACAGATTTATGAACGAGAAGAAGGGGGCGCACAGTTATGA
- a CDS encoding phosphoribosylanthranilate isomerase, translating into MKAKLKICGITEEDTLQQMAAERLVPDQIGFVFAPSRRRIEPEQWGALASHIPAGAKAAGVFVNPSLEEIDAVFREQPLAIVQLHGMESAAFCKAVKDKFHCRITKAVGLSMEGKDDIAELAPYSEIIDMLLLDTAIPGQSGGTGRTFDWERIAPYRSWCHEHGVELFVAGGIHAGNAVELLAGHKPDGIDLSSGVETDGRKDLNKIRTLIERMNAYEHRDSL; encoded by the coding sequence GTGAAAGCAAAGCTGAAAATTTGTGGCATTACAGAAGAAGACACTCTCCAGCAAATGGCGGCAGAACGGCTTGTACCGGATCAGATCGGATTCGTCTTCGCGCCGAGCCGCCGCCGGATTGAACCGGAACAGTGGGGTGCACTTGCCAGTCATATTCCGGCAGGTGCTAAGGCAGCGGGTGTGTTCGTCAATCCTTCTCTAGAAGAAATCGATGCTGTATTTCGTGAACAGCCGCTTGCGATTGTACAACTGCATGGCATGGAGTCGGCTGCTTTCTGCAAGGCTGTCAAAGACAAATTTCACTGCCGTATTACAAAAGCGGTCGGACTGTCTATGGAAGGGAAAGACGACATCGCAGAGCTTGCACCATACAGTGAGATCATTGATATGTTGCTGCTGGATACGGCCATACCCGGACAGTCAGGTGGCACAGGTCGAACTTTTGACTGGGAGCGCATCGCACCGTATCGTAGCTGGTGCCATGAGCACGGGGTCGAACTGTTCGTGGCAGGGGGCATTCATGCAGGCAATGCAGTCGAATTGCTTGCTGGGCACAAGCCGGACGGTATTGACCTCTCCAGTGGGGTAGAGACAGATGGACGGAAGGATCTGAACAAAATTCGCACGTTGATCGAAAGGATGAACGCATATGAACACAGAGACAGTTTATAA